A stretch of Pseudomonadota bacterium DNA encodes these proteins:
- a CDS encoding LysR family transcriptional regulator: MKATLSQIEAFYWIAQLGSYRAAAAHLNLTQPTVSLRIRSLEHALDIRLFERAGRQVRITADGAAMLPVARRMVDLADQVSAKHANRDPLRGQLRLGAPASFALSCMADLLGALKQQYPELTVALTIDNSVVLRERLNNRELDVAFVVEPKVEPYVRLEPLGVMTHAWVRSPVLALPADVVEPGDLVHCQVLTHPEPSNLTVLVLNWFASAGLEPEHLSTCNDLSVIIRLTAAGEGVSLLPTAIIAAELASGALVTMKARPEIARPHLYLAYQADKIGPRMSTLIAIARRVLSRSTLLASG; this comes from the coding sequence ATGAAAGCGACCCTCAGCCAGATCGAGGCGTTCTATTGGATCGCGCAGCTCGGCAGCTATCGCGCCGCCGCGGCACACCTCAATCTGACCCAGCCGACCGTGAGCCTGCGCATCCGCAGCCTGGAGCACGCCCTCGACATACGCCTGTTTGAGCGGGCCGGGCGCCAGGTCCGGATTACCGCCGACGGCGCGGCGATGCTGCCGGTGGCGCGGCGCATGGTGGATTTGGCCGACCAGGTGTCGGCCAAGCATGCCAACCGCGATCCGCTCCGCGGCCAGCTCCGCCTTGGCGCCCCCGCGAGCTTCGCCTTGAGCTGCATGGCCGATCTCTTGGGCGCGTTGAAGCAGCAATACCCGGAGCTGACGGTGGCGCTCACCATCGACAACAGCGTGGTCTTGCGCGAGCGGCTCAACAACCGCGAGCTCGACGTCGCCTTCGTCGTCGAACCCAAGGTCGAGCCCTATGTGCGCCTGGAGCCGCTCGGCGTCATGACCCATGCCTGGGTCAGAAGCCCGGTGCTGGCTCTGCCGGCCGATGTGGTCGAGCCCGGGGATCTTGTGCATTGCCAGGTGCTGACGCACCCGGAGCCCTCGAACCTGACCGTGCTGGTGCTGAACTGGTTCGCCTCGGCCGGTCTCGAGCCCGAGCATTTGAGCACCTGCAACGATCTCTCGGTCATCATCCGGCTGACCGCCGCCGGCGAAGGTGTGAGCCTGCTGCCGACGGCGATCATCGCGGCCGAGCTGGCCTCGGGCGCGTTGGTCACCATGAAAGCGCGGCCGGAGATCGCCCGCCCGCATCTCTATCTGGCATATCAGGCCGACAAGATCGGGCCCCGGATGAGCACGCTCATCGCCATCGCGCGCCGCGTGCTCTCGCGCTCGACCCTGCTTGCCTCCGGCTGA
- a CDS encoding extracellular solute-binding protein: MATDLMRSCIAGAVLTAAAGLGISPKIALAEDVTLTVWSHEADEDAKVAFRELAAKNLEKSHPGAHVKITWYEKNPLLAALKTALPAGQGPDVLYVEPDWVEYVQAGYLAPLDDLVDWTRIQDWARQVWTHNGKTYGLPQEAYTNEIYYNKDLLKKLGVSLPANGQLTQAQFLDLVKKAKAEGMTPIAQGVGDRPFPGAYVIGEALLRKLGKDDYRKLWTGKLSFEDPRVVEVFKWTKERVDAGAYPKNFMTLKLGESHYYFYTKPGALMLPMGSWYTGRAFVPEDKGGQAKDFPLGVMQYPAMDNAACNQCKTSAIGASFAINAASKNKPLAAAFLNAMSTPEMGKRWIETVYLQTAIKAEVKEFSGPWAAYFTELMDRQKGVDYFVGGPRDLVQGQCKDGFAQVTNSAFPGGLLPVDQAVKMMNTACFKG; the protein is encoded by the coding sequence ATGGCAACCGACCTCATGCGGAGCTGCATCGCCGGTGCGGTGCTGACGGCGGCGGCGGGTCTCGGCATCTCGCCCAAAATTGCCTTGGCCGAAGACGTGACATTGACGGTGTGGAGCCACGAGGCCGACGAGGATGCGAAGGTCGCCTTCCGCGAATTGGCCGCGAAGAACCTGGAGAAGTCGCATCCCGGCGCGCATGTGAAGATCACCTGGTACGAGAAGAACCCGCTCCTGGCGGCGCTCAAGACCGCGCTGCCGGCAGGGCAAGGACCGGACGTGCTCTATGTCGAGCCGGATTGGGTCGAATACGTGCAAGCCGGCTATCTCGCCCCCCTCGACGATCTCGTCGATTGGACCCGGATCCAAGACTGGGCGCGCCAAGTCTGGACCCATAACGGCAAGACCTATGGCTTGCCGCAGGAGGCCTATACCAACGAGATCTATTACAACAAGGATCTCTTGAAGAAGCTCGGCGTGAGCCTGCCGGCGAATGGCCAGCTGACCCAGGCGCAGTTCCTCGATCTGGTGAAGAAGGCGAAGGCCGAGGGCATGACCCCGATCGCCCAGGGTGTGGGCGACCGCCCCTTCCCCGGCGCCTACGTCATCGGCGAGGCGCTCTTGCGGAAGCTCGGCAAGGACGACTATCGCAAGCTGTGGACCGGCAAGCTTTCCTTCGAGGATCCGCGGGTGGTCGAGGTCTTCAAATGGACCAAGGAGCGGGTGGATGCCGGCGCCTACCCCAAGAACTTCATGACGCTCAAGCTCGGCGAGTCGCACTACTATTTCTATACGAAGCCGGGCGCCCTCATGCTGCCGATGGGAAGCTGGTACACCGGCCGCGCCTTCGTGCCCGAGGACAAGGGCGGCCAGGCCAAGGACTTCCCCTTGGGCGTCATGCAGTATCCGGCCATGGACAACGCCGCCTGCAACCAGTGCAAGACCTCGGCGATCGGCGCCAGCTTCGCCATCAACGCCGCCAGCAAAAATAAGCCGCTCGCCGCCGCGTTCTTGAATGCGATGTCGACGCCGGAGATGGGCAAGCGCTGGATCGAAACGGTCTATCTGCAGACCGCGATCAAGGCCGAGGTCAAAGAGTTCAGCGGTCCCTGGGCTGCCTACTTCACCGAACTCATGGACCGGCAAAAGGGCGTCGACTATTTCGTCGGCGGCCCGCGCGACTTGGTCCAAGGCCAGTGCAAGGACGGCTTCGCGCAGGTGACGAACAGCGCCTTCCCGGGCGGCCTCTTGCCCGTCGATCAGGCGGTCAAGATGATGAACACCGCCTGCTTCAAGGGCTGA
- a CDS encoding alanine racemase, whose product MTLDNQQTVQDQHARPNRFEIDLGAIAGFSRNIRKLVGPDTTIFATLKCNAYGFGLLPVARTVLSAGLDALAMVDRANAIELRQAGVVQPILVYPGSIATAEAVAAVEAHDLIPTLVDLESAAIYSRFATRPLKVAVKVDIGQERLGFPAEAAAEAIAAIGRMQRLQVHIVNAHPNVPTPPSMDYLEWQLGRFEAIMRQLDKRGITVPIRMIASSKILAMAPRLHLSGVDPGQMLFGPFKQAGDVPWPTQRQAFRSLSSRLIHVRAIERSQYLKEAPFPIKSGMRIGVIPIGSADGAAELHAGEALVRGKRVPVIGASLEHTRLDLSAVSNAALGDEVVLIGEQNGEAITPEVAVAFQQHARVADLAMAVRPSIPRRYIGPD is encoded by the coding sequence ATGACATTGGATAATCAGCAAACGGTTCAGGATCAGCATGCGCGGCCGAACCGGTTCGAGATCGATTTGGGTGCCATCGCCGGGTTCAGCCGCAACATCAGAAAGCTCGTGGGTCCCGACACCACGATCTTCGCCACGCTGAAGTGCAATGCCTATGGCTTCGGCCTGCTGCCGGTCGCGCGCACGGTCTTGAGCGCCGGCCTCGATGCGCTCGCCATGGTCGACCGCGCCAATGCGATCGAGCTCCGCCAAGCCGGCGTTGTCCAGCCGATCCTCGTCTATCCCGGCTCCATCGCCACCGCCGAGGCGGTCGCTGCCGTGGAAGCCCATGATCTCATCCCGACCTTGGTTGATCTCGAATCCGCGGCGATCTATTCCCGCTTCGCCACGCGCCCGCTCAAGGTCGCGGTCAAGGTCGATATCGGCCAGGAGCGGCTGGGATTCCCGGCCGAAGCGGCAGCGGAGGCGATTGCCGCCATCGGCCGCATGCAGCGGCTCCAGGTCCACATCGTGAACGCGCATCCGAACGTGCCGACGCCGCCCTCGATGGACTATCTCGAATGGCAGCTCGGCCGCTTTGAAGCGATCATGCGCCAGCTGGACAAGCGCGGCATCACGGTGCCGATCCGCATGATCGCCAGCTCGAAGATCCTCGCCATGGCGCCGCGCCTGCATTTGAGCGGCGTCGATCCCGGGCAGATGCTGTTCGGGCCGTTCAAGCAAGCGGGCGACGTGCCTTGGCCGACCCAGCGCCAAGCCTTCCGGTCGCTATCCAGCCGCCTCATCCATGTGCGCGCCATCGAGCGCAGCCAGTACCTTAAGGAAGCGCCGTTCCCGATCAAAAGCGGCATGCGCATCGGGGTCATTCCCATCGGTTCGGCCGATGGTGCCGCTGAGCTGCATGCGGGCGAGGCGCTGGTGCGCGGCAAGCGCGTGCCGGTGATCGGCGCCTCGCTCGAGCACACCCGCCTCGATCTCAGCGCCGTCAGCAATGCGGCGCTGGGCGACGAGGTGGTGCTGATCGGCGAGCAGAACGGCGAGGCGATCACCCCCGAAGTCGCCGTCGCCTTTCAGCAGCACGCCCGCGTTGCCGATCTTGCCATGGCGGTCAGGCCGAGTATTCCCAGGCGCTACATCGGACCCGACTGA
- a CDS encoding beta-lactamase family protein yields the protein MDRWLAAALDYIPDWIEFQMRLSEQPGCVIAVAYRGRIVLEQAYGHADQARDIALTPRHRYRVASHSKSFTATGIMKLREQGKLKLDDPAGLHVRNLHPAVAKATVAQLLSHSAGIIRDGTDAGQWTDRRPFRNATELRADLAVAPILEPNTRFKYSNHAYGLAGFVIEAVTGESYNSWIKREIVDAVGLQETQPDVPIARGTPFARGHSTKLPLGRRVTIPGTNSTHALAAATGFISTASDLARFFNQLSPRAKASVLSPASRREMIRRQWRLPHSALERYYGLGIISGTTGEWDWFGHAGGFQGYITRTSTIPEQDLTVSVLTNAADGRAHPWQDGIVHILRHFAKHGAPARRLVGWTGRWWSLWGTFDLLPVGERVVVVNPGLPEGFPDAFKDASEIEVTGRDRGRVALASGTGSHGEAVRRVRSQSGRQRELWLAGTKLLPEAKAASELETRYGKRAKR from the coding sequence ATGGACCGATGGCTCGCCGCCGCCCTCGACTACATTCCCGATTGGATCGAGTTCCAGATGCGTCTCTCGGAGCAGCCGGGCTGCGTCATCGCCGTCGCGTATCGGGGCCGGATCGTTCTGGAACAAGCCTATGGCCACGCCGACCAGGCGCGCGACATCGCGCTGACGCCGCGCCACCGCTACCGCGTCGCCTCGCATTCCAAGAGCTTCACCGCGACCGGCATCATGAAGCTGCGCGAGCAGGGCAAGCTCAAGCTCGACGATCCGGCAGGCCTCCATGTCCGCAATCTGCATCCCGCGGTGGCCAAGGCCACCGTGGCGCAGCTCCTCTCCCACAGCGCCGGCATCATCCGCGACGGCACCGATGCGGGCCAGTGGACCGACCGGCGGCCGTTTCGGAACGCCACCGAGCTCCGCGCCGATCTCGCCGTGGCGCCGATCCTGGAGCCGAACACGCGCTTCAAATATTCGAACCACGCCTATGGGCTGGCCGGCTTCGTCATCGAGGCGGTCACCGGCGAGTCCTATAATTCCTGGATCAAGCGCGAGATCGTCGATGCGGTCGGCCTCCAGGAGACCCAGCCGGACGTGCCCATTGCCCGGGGTACGCCGTTCGCCCGCGGCCATTCGACCAAACTGCCCCTCGGCCGCCGCGTTACCATCCCCGGCACCAACTCGACCCATGCGCTGGCGGCGGCGACCGGCTTCATCAGCACGGCTTCCGATCTCGCCCGCTTCTTCAACCAGCTCTCGCCCCGGGCCAAGGCGAGCGTGCTCTCGCCCGCGAGCCGGCGCGAGATGATCCGCCGGCAATGGCGCCTGCCGCATTCGGCCCTCGAGCGCTATTACGGGCTCGGCATCATCAGCGGCACCACCGGCGAATGGGATTGGTTCGGCCATGCCGGCGGCTTCCAAGGCTACATCACCCGCACCAGCACGATCCCCGAGCAGGATCTGACGGTCTCGGTCTTGACCAATGCCGCCGATGGCCGCGCGCATCCCTGGCAGGACGGCATCGTCCACATCCTCAGGCATTTCGCCAAGCACGGCGCGCCCGCGAGGCGGCTCGTAGGCTGGACCGGCCGCTGGTGGAGCCTGTGGGGCACCTTCGATCTGCTACCGGTCGGCGAGCGCGTGGTGGTGGTCAATCCCGGACTGCCTGAGGGTTTCCCCGATGCCTTCAAGGATGCGAGCGAGATCGAGGTCACCGGGCGCGATCGCGGCCGCGTGGCACTCGCCAGCGGCACGGGAAGCCATGGCGAGGCGGTCCGGCGTGTCAGGAGCCAGAGCGGCCGCCAGCGCGAGCTCTGGCTCGCCGGCACCAAGCTCCTGCCGGAAGCGAAGGCAGCCAGCGAGCTGGAGACGCGCTACGGCAAGAGAGCGAAGCGCTAA
- a CDS encoding MFS transporter — protein sequence MHAPTSPPLPPAFIRLAWSNLAAQSAEQIGLAAAPLVAVLALGAGAGETGLLQAAQTLPFLLLSLPAGMLADRSSRRRLMAAAEILRALSLLAILALAALGLLSLPLLALLGFVGATGTVAYSVAAPSLVPALVPRAALVRANGRIELARTAAFAAGPALAGTLVAWTGAAPSFAFAAGLSLAAGLLFVSLPEPPRPAPAPRHVLDEIKEGGGFVLGHSLLLPIFLTQLVFNTAFFVLQAVYVPYAVHRLGLSAAAVGATLSVYGIGMVAGALMAPRINAALPFGLVIVIGPVVGLAASIVMALTIWFPSAVLAAISFFLIGIGPIIWVISTTTLRQSVTPPGLLGRVSAIFMMATGARPLGAAIGALVGSLYGMETCLIVATAGFLLQAVVILTSPVLRLARQPDAEADGRVKSSPALMGATPAD from the coding sequence GTGCATGCCCCCACTTCGCCACCCCTGCCGCCCGCCTTCATTCGCCTCGCATGGTCCAATCTTGCCGCGCAATCGGCCGAACAGATCGGCCTTGCCGCCGCACCCCTCGTGGCCGTGCTGGCGCTGGGTGCGGGCGCCGGCGAGACCGGTCTCCTGCAGGCGGCGCAGACGCTGCCGTTTCTGCTTCTATCCCTGCCGGCTGGCATGCTCGCCGACCGCAGCTCGCGCCGGCGGTTGATGGCGGCGGCCGAAATCCTGCGTGCCTTGTCGCTGCTCGCGATCCTTGCCCTAGCGGCCCTCGGCCTCTTGAGCCTGCCGCTCCTGGCGCTTTTGGGCTTCGTTGGTGCCACGGGGACGGTCGCTTATAGCGTGGCCGCACCCTCTCTCGTGCCGGCGCTGGTACCCCGCGCCGCACTGGTCCGTGCCAATGGCCGGATCGAGCTCGCCCGCACGGCGGCGTTCGCGGCCGGGCCGGCGCTCGCCGGCACGCTGGTCGCCTGGACCGGGGCGGCACCTTCCTTCGCCTTTGCCGCAGGGCTATCGCTTGCCGCCGGGCTGCTGTTCGTGAGCCTGCCCGAGCCGCCCCGGCCGGCACCGGCGCCGCGGCACGTGCTGGATGAGATCAAGGAGGGCGGCGGCTTCGTTCTCGGCCATTCCTTGCTGCTGCCGATCTTCCTGACTCAGCTCGTCTTCAACACGGCATTTTTCGTGCTGCAAGCCGTCTACGTCCCCTATGCCGTTCATCGCCTCGGCTTGTCCGCCGCCGCCGTCGGCGCGACACTCTCCGTCTACGGAATCGGCATGGTCGCGGGCGCGCTAATGGCGCCCAGGATCAACGCCGCACTGCCCTTCGGACTGGTAATCGTCATCGGTCCCGTGGTCGGACTCGCTGCCTCGATCGTAATGGCGCTCACCATCTGGTTCCCTTCGGCCGTCTTGGCGGCGATCAGCTTCTTCCTCATCGGCATCGGTCCGATCATCTGGGTCATCAGCACGACCACGCTCCGCCAGAGTGTGACACCGCCGGGTCTCTTGGGCCGCGTCTCCGCCATCTTCATGATGGCAACCGGCGCCCGGCCCTTGGGTGCCGCCATCGGCGCGCTCGTCGGCAGCCTCTACGGCATGGAGACCTGCCTCATCGTTGCCACCGCCGGCTTCTTGCTCCAGGCGGTGGTGATCCTAACCTCGCCCGTCCTCCGCCTGGCGCGACAGCCGGATGCCGAGGCCGATGGCAGAGTGAAATCCTCACCTGCGTTGATGGGGGCGACCCCGGCCGATTGA